From a region of the Gemmatimonadota bacterium genome:
- a CDS encoding M81 family metallopeptidase, with the protein MSRFASAPALCLAVLAGCSGPEEPSFRVAVAKFQQETCTFCPGGDAPTEDWTVLGPLLSGTELIDAGGSYVRGFAAQARDYGDMELIGLTSPDALFGGSSRSWSTLESFETFVGGMIEELEAAMPVDGVFLALHGALAVRDVAHPEAEIARRFREVVGPDVPIAATFDLHGNEDEAFLAYADFSFVTKRFPHYDAALQGERAARALHRTMNGDYEPTTATRKPGVVTPTVLQWTGAPPASEIMERARRWENRTPDAFVSVFFGFPWSDVPDLGATVQVMTNGDQELADEIADDMSDYIWRVREDFAGVHLPLPTEAARLAREAVAEGRIPIAVGDYSDRPGDATHIIRAFDSEGIGRALYGAITSPAALDSLEEAGARAGDDFDGAVGGFTPSGGEPYHVRGRIRYLGPWAGYDYTAAIEYGDGNLVVLAPAYTQITNPHAFEFGDVDLADYDVFVVKSRVHFRRGFHETGYAPTILVVDAPEPFVGTRYLDALTYENVELSTMYPYGVPEARR; encoded by the coding sequence ATGAGCCGCTTCGCTTCCGCGCCGGCTCTTTGCCTAGCCGTGCTCGCAGGGTGCTCCGGCCCGGAGGAACCCTCCTTCCGAGTGGCCGTCGCCAAGTTCCAGCAGGAGACCTGCACCTTCTGTCCAGGCGGCGACGCTCCCACCGAGGACTGGACCGTCCTCGGCCCGCTCCTATCCGGAACCGAGCTGATCGACGCCGGTGGTTCCTACGTCCGGGGCTTCGCGGCGCAGGCCCGCGACTACGGCGACATGGAGCTGATCGGGCTCACTTCGCCGGACGCGCTCTTCGGGGGTTCGTCCCGGTCGTGGAGCACGCTCGAGTCCTTCGAGACCTTCGTGGGAGGGATGATCGAGGAGCTCGAAGCCGCCATGCCCGTCGACGGCGTCTTCCTGGCTCTTCACGGTGCGCTCGCCGTCCGCGACGTTGCGCATCCGGAGGCCGAGATCGCCCGTCGCTTCCGCGAGGTGGTGGGCCCGGACGTGCCCATCGCCGCCACCTTCGACCTGCACGGCAATGAGGACGAGGCGTTCCTGGCCTACGCCGACTTCTCGTTCGTGACCAAGCGCTTTCCGCACTACGACGCCGCGCTCCAGGGCGAACGCGCCGCGCGGGCTCTGCACCGGACCATGAACGGCGACTACGAGCCCACGACCGCGACCCGCAAGCCGGGGGTCGTCACTCCGACCGTCCTCCAGTGGACGGGCGCGCCTCCGGCGAGCGAAATCATGGAACGGGCCCGCCGCTGGGAGAACCGAACCCCGGACGCCTTCGTCAGCGTCTTCTTCGGCTTTCCGTGGTCCGACGTCCCCGATCTGGGAGCGACCGTGCAGGTCATGACCAACGGTGATCAGGAGCTCGCCGACGAGATCGCCGACGACATGAGCGACTACATCTGGCGCGTGCGCGAAGACTTCGCCGGAGTCCACCTGCCCCTTCCGACCGAGGCCGCTCGGCTTGCGAGGGAGGCTGTGGCGGAGGGGCGGATTCCGATCGCGGTGGGCGACTACTCGGACCGCCCGGGCGACGCCACGCACATCATCCGCGCCTTCGACTCGGAGGGGATCGGCCGAGCGCTGTACGGGGCGATCACCTCTCCGGCGGCGCTGGATTCGCTGGAGGAGGCGGGCGCGCGGGCGGGCGACGACTTCGACGGGGCCGTCGGGGGCTTCACGCCGTCGGGGGGCGAACCCTACCATGTGCGGGGGCGGATACGATACCTCGGGCCGTGGGCGGGTTACGACTACACCGCCGCGATCGAGTACGGCGACGGAAATCTCGTCGTTCTGGCGCCGGCCTACACCCAGATCACGAACCCCCACGCCTTCGAGTTCGGCGACGTCGATCTCGCCGACTACGACGTCTTCGTGGTCAAGTCGCGCGTGCACTTCCGCAGAGGCTTCCACGAGACCGGATACGCGCCCACCATCCTCGTCGTCGACGCGCCCGAACCCTTTGTCGGCACGCGCTATCTCGACGCCCTCACCTACGAGAACGTGGAGCTGTCGACCATGTACCCCTACGGCGTACCGGAAGCCAGGAGGTAG
- a CDS encoding histidine phosphatase family protein: protein MKIGARSRVRAAVAATIAVAALGPASSEAHGQEATDEAVVVYLARHAERADDSRDPPLSPEGVARVEALLHVLTDAGLTQVHTTDLRRTRQTADPLAKAHDAPLAVYDPFALAAFAELLKATPGRHFVSGHSNTTPALVRALGGDPHGEIAEDEYDRLYVVVIVPGAEPVTTLLRFGLSGP from the coding sequence TTGAAAATCGGCGCTCGATCTCGGGTTCGGGCGGCGGTCGCCGCGACGATCGCGGTCGCCGCTCTTGGCCCGGCATCTTCCGAGGCTCATGGTCAGGAGGCGACGGACGAGGCGGTCGTCGTCTACCTGGCTCGCCATGCCGAACGAGCCGACGACAGCCGCGATCCTCCTCTCAGCCCCGAAGGCGTCGCACGGGTGGAGGCGCTCCTGCACGTGCTCACCGACGCCGGACTCACCCAAGTCCACACCACCGATCTTCGCCGCACCCGGCAGACTGCCGATCCGCTCGCAAAGGCCCACGACGCGCCGCTCGCCGTCTACGACCCCTTCGCCCTCGCGGCCTTCGCCGAGCTGCTGAAGGCGACGCCGGGACGCCACTTCGTATCCGGCCACTCGAATACCACGCCCGCGCTGGTCCGCGCCTTGGGAGGAGACCCTCACGGAGAGATTGCGGAGGACGAGTACGACCGCCTCTATGTGGTCGTGATCGTACCGGGCGCCGAACCGGTCACCACCCTGCTGCGCTTCGGACTGAGCGGTCCGTAG
- the thiC gene encoding phosphomethylpyrimidine synthase ThiC codes for MIPTKSRPGLNGRTSKNGRSLVSSHTADTGTDYPDAFPNSRKIHVEGTRGVRVPMREITLAEPEPPLRVYDTSGPPGGDPRQGLPRMREAWIAERDVEPATDTAGNRVSGGALRGRSPITQLAYARKGEITPEMEFVALREGLEADFVRSEVARGRAIIPANINHPESEPMAIGRNFKVKINANIGNSAVSSSIDEEVSKLRWATLWGADTVMDLSTGDKIHETREWILRNSPVPIGTVPIYQALEKVGGVPEELSWEAYRDTIVEQCEQGVDYFTVHAGVLLRFIPLTAERMTGIVSRGGSIIAKWCMAHHRENFTYTNFHELCEIMACYDVSFSLGDGLRPGSIADANDAAQFAELKVQGELTRIAWEHGVQVMNEGPGHVPMHLIRENMEKQLEWCDEAPFYTLGPLTTDIAPAYDHITSAIGAAQIGWYGTAMLCYVTPKEHLGLPNRDDVKEGVIAYRIAAHAADLAKGHPRAQEWDDAISKARFEFRWRDQFNLSLDPVTAAEYHDETLPAEGAKVAHFCSMCGPKFCSMKITDDIRRFAAEHGLDTVEAVEAGMRAKADEFKAKGSELYLGVEG; via the coding sequence ATGATCCCCACCAAAAGTCGCCCCGGTCTGAACGGGCGCACCTCGAAGAACGGGCGGTCGCTGGTCTCCAGCCACACGGCCGACACCGGCACCGACTACCCGGACGCCTTTCCCAACTCCCGCAAGATCCACGTCGAGGGAACGCGGGGAGTCCGAGTGCCGATGCGCGAGATCACCCTGGCGGAGCCGGAGCCGCCGCTGCGGGTCTACGACACCAGCGGACCTCCGGGCGGCGACCCGCGTCAAGGTCTGCCCCGCATGCGCGAAGCCTGGATCGCCGAACGGGACGTCGAGCCGGCTACGGATACCGCCGGTAACCGGGTCTCCGGCGGCGCTCTGCGCGGCCGCTCGCCGATAACCCAGTTGGCCTATGCCCGAAAGGGCGAGATCACGCCGGAGATGGAATTCGTCGCCCTTCGGGAAGGACTGGAGGCGGATTTCGTCCGCAGCGAGGTAGCCCGCGGCCGCGCCATCATCCCCGCCAACATCAATCACCCTGAGAGCGAGCCCATGGCCATCGGCCGCAACTTCAAGGTGAAGATCAACGCCAACATCGGCAACTCCGCAGTGTCCTCGTCCATCGACGAGGAGGTCTCGAAGCTTCGCTGGGCGACGCTTTGGGGGGCCGACACCGTGATGGATCTCTCCACCGGCGACAAGATTCACGAGACCAGGGAGTGGATCCTCCGCAACTCACCGGTCCCGATCGGCACCGTACCCATCTATCAGGCTCTGGAGAAGGTGGGCGGAGTGCCCGAGGAGCTCTCCTGGGAGGCATACCGGGATACCATCGTCGAGCAGTGCGAACAGGGCGTCGACTACTTCACGGTGCACGCCGGCGTGCTGCTGCGCTTCATCCCGCTCACTGCGGAGCGCATGACCGGGATCGTCTCGCGAGGCGGCTCGATCATCGCGAAGTGGTGCATGGCGCATCATCGTGAGAACTTCACCTACACGAACTTCCACGAACTTTGCGAGATCATGGCCTGCTACGACGTCTCCTTCTCGCTTGGAGACGGACTCCGCCCCGGCTCGATCGCCGACGCCAACGATGCCGCGCAGTTCGCGGAGCTGAAGGTTCAGGGAGAGCTTACCCGGATCGCATGGGAGCATGGGGTCCAGGTGATGAACGAGGGTCCCGGCCACGTTCCCATGCATCTGATTCGCGAGAACATGGAGAAGCAGCTCGAGTGGTGCGACGAAGCGCCGTTCTACACTCTGGGCCCGCTCACCACCGACATCGCCCCCGCCTACGACCACATCACCAGCGCGATCGGGGCGGCCCAGATCGGTTGGTACGGAACCGCGATGCTCTGCTACGTCACCCCCAAGGAGCACCTGGGGCTGCCGAACCGGGACGATGTCAAGGAAGGAGTGATCGCCTATCGGATAGCGGCGCACGCGGCCGACCTGGCCAAGGGGCATCCTCGGGCGCAGGAGTGGGACGACGCCATCTCGAAGGCCCGCTTCGAGTTCCGCTGGCGCGACCAGTTCAACCTCTCTCTCGACCCCGTTACCGCTGCGGAGTACCACGACGAGACTCTGCCGGCCGAGGGTGCGAAGGTCGCCCACTTCTGCTCCATGTGCGGCCCCAAGTTCTGCTCGATGAAGATCACCGACGATATCCGCCGCTTCGCCGCCGAACACGGACTCGACACCGTGGAGGCGGTCGAGGCCGGAATGCGGGCCAAGGCCGACGAGTTCAAGGCTAAGGGGAGCGAGCTCTACCTCGGAGTGGAGGGGTAG
- a CDS encoding TIGR00266 family protein translates to MRHRIEFAPSYTLLTIELEPRESVKVEPGAMVAQTGVAMSTGMGGGFLKGVRRMMGGESFFVNTFTGESGGGWVSLAPPAPGDIGVFDLEPGRNLFIQSSSFLACSPQVETDSKFQGFRGLFSGESLFFLRAYSDSSEGKVFYNSYGAIKELTVTPERELVVDTGHLVAFSDDVEYSVGKVGGIGSLVAGGEGLVMRFSGNGRVWVQTRNLGSLADKLIPFIPQRGK, encoded by the coding sequence ATGCGGCACAGAATCGAATTCGCTCCCAGCTACACCCTTCTCACCATCGAACTCGAACCTCGGGAGTCCGTGAAGGTCGAGCCCGGCGCAATGGTCGCGCAGACGGGCGTCGCCATGAGCACCGGGATGGGCGGCGGGTTCCTAAAGGGCGTTCGCAGGATGATGGGAGGCGAATCCTTCTTCGTGAACACCTTCACGGGCGAGAGCGGTGGAGGTTGGGTGAGCCTGGCTCCACCGGCGCCCGGCGATATCGGGGTGTTCGATCTCGAACCGGGTCGGAATCTCTTCATACAGTCGAGCTCCTTCCTGGCGTGTTCACCGCAGGTCGAGACCGACTCCAAATTTCAAGGCTTCCGCGGCCTTTTCAGCGGAGAGAGCCTCTTCTTTCTCCGCGCCTACTCGGACAGTAGCGAAGGCAAGGTCTTCTACAACTCCTACGGGGCCATCAAGGAGCTGACCGTGACGCCGGAGCGCGAGCTCGTGGTGGATACCGGGCACTTGGTTGCGTTCAGCGACGACGTGGAGTACTCTGTCGGGAAGGTCGGCGGCATCGGATCGCTCGTCGCCGGTGGCGAGGGGTTGGTCATGCGCTTCAGCGGAAACGGCAGAGTTTGGGTGCAGACCCGGAATCTCGGTTCGCTGGCCGACAAGCTCATCCCGTTCATTCCCCAGCGGGGCAAGTAG
- a CDS encoding DMT family transporter translates to MTVDDRFKATAPALILVSVLWGANFSAMKASLEDLDPFAFNALRFPLASLTLGVFLKMRGRRLLPPSRRAWIRSIWLGLIGHLGYQLFFLSGVDLTLAGNASILIATTPVWVVLLGAAFGRERFSIMLLVGAAISLSGASILVAGSRGAEDGGSLVGDLLVLAAALVWSLYTVFCRRLIKRHGALEVSAWTIWPGTVALLLFGLPSLLRTDFTAVSATSWFGVGYAGVLGVAVAYFIWYEAIRRIGQSRTALFANLVPVSALLIAWAWLGEVPGIVQIAGAAVIFLGVGFAARAPRTRAGDRARRREEVRRRTGDIG, encoded by the coding sequence ATGACGGTCGACGATCGATTCAAGGCAACCGCACCGGCGCTGATCCTGGTCTCCGTGCTGTGGGGAGCCAATTTCTCGGCGATGAAGGCGTCGCTCGAAGATCTCGACCCGTTCGCCTTCAACGCTCTCCGCTTCCCGCTGGCCTCGCTGACCTTGGGCGTCTTTCTGAAGATGCGCGGACGTCGGCTCCTGCCGCCTTCGCGACGTGCATGGATCCGATCGATCTGGCTGGGGCTCATCGGTCACCTCGGGTACCAGCTCTTCTTCCTGAGCGGCGTGGACCTGACGCTGGCGGGAAACGCCTCCATACTGATCGCGACCACCCCGGTGTGGGTCGTGCTACTCGGTGCCGCATTCGGAAGGGAGCGGTTCTCCATCATGCTCCTGGTCGGGGCGGCGATCTCGCTCTCAGGGGCGTCGATTCTGGTTGCGGGGAGTCGTGGCGCCGAGGACGGCGGCAGCCTGGTCGGCGACCTGCTGGTGCTGGCTGCGGCGCTGGTGTGGTCTCTCTACACCGTCTTCTGCAGGAGGCTCATCAAGCGCCACGGAGCTTTGGAGGTATCGGCCTGGACGATATGGCCGGGAACCGTCGCGCTGCTCCTGTTCGGATTGCCGTCGCTCCTGCGCACCGATTTCACGGCGGTGTCGGCGACCTCGTGGTTCGGCGTCGGATATGCGGGGGTGCTCGGAGTCGCGGTCGCATACTTCATCTGGTACGAGGCCATCCGACGGATCGGTCAGAGCAGGACCGCGCTCTTCGCCAATCTCGTCCCGGTGTCGGCGCTGCTCATCGCCTGGGCGTGGCTCGGCGAGGTACCGGGAATCGTCCAGATCGCGGGAGCCGCGGTTATCTTCCTGGGCGTCGGGTTCGCCGCCCGGGCACCTAGGACTCGGGCCGGCGACAGAGCTCGGAGGCGAGAGGAGGTTCGCAGGAGAACCGGCGACATCGGCTAG
- a CDS encoding sialidase encodes MTAACLWLAAVGAALPAGSSAQIPSESHWSALEWRHIGPEGNRFSAAAGVNDDPHTYYVGAASGGVYKTTDGGVHWEAIFDDQPVQSIGALAVAPSDPNVVWVGTGEGKIRSHVSIGAGVYRSEDAGRTWKFKGLLDTGRIPRLLVHPTDPDIAWVCALGHAYGPQQTRGVYRTTDGGDSWERVLFIDEDTGCSDLAMDPTNPRILYAGTWQLEIRTWGRTSGGPGGGLHVSRDAGTTWERLSGPGNGIGLPEKPVGKVAVAVAPSNPDRIFAMLETGDGIPWEGRETEDGQVWRSEDGGATWGLVTRNRNAMGRPHYYSRIVISPDDEDEAYFLTASFGVSTDGGRTIDIVPRPEAPGGDHHDMWIDPDDANRMIVAHDQGLSISINRGRTWFRQRLTNAQMYHVTVDDAIPYNVLGNKQDEPTYRGPSNSRIMGQRRITGIPRGMWHHVGGGESGWATPDPTDPDIVWSSASGSGMVGGIIVRFEEERRQFRTVEVWPEQSRGAAKGVRYRFIWDAPVHISPHDNETVYTGSQHVHRTRNRGQSWEVVSPDLTLNDTTRMGLSGGLTGDNIGVEYAGTVFGIAESPIRPGLIWAGTNDGRLHVTRDAGESWTDVTANMPAMPEWMAVRSIAPSTHEAGTAYVAIDGHQVNVRDPHLYRTTDFGASWSRITDGIEPGPLSYTKVIVEDPRRAGLLYAGTEGSIHVSFDSGDNWLTLQQNLPHAPVSGIVVQERFNDLVVGTYGRGFWILDDLSPFQQLTPEVIASSSHLFEPRDAWRFRPITPPSVPYSDPTEGKDPEFGASINYWLADEAERAPVIEIVDAGGEMVRTVAGTNHAGVNRVHWDLRDEANGPVRLLTPPVYAEHIAMEADGRPAPGARRISILMPPGEYGVRLRVGDDTHERTVRVLKDPHSAGSEADIAAQVAFLRDLRSEIVAAGDAVERVEAIRVQLATLARFSQDEELGRAIADLEVKLFDLQMEMVDLRLTGQGQDGVRFEAKLLQKIGYLTGAISGADFPPTDQELEVKARLEAALDAHLLRLEDLIEGDLESLNAMLAARGMIVIT; translated from the coding sequence CTGACGGCCGCCTGCCTCTGGCTCGCGGCGGTCGGCGCGGCCCTCCCGGCGGGATCCTCCGCTCAGATCCCGTCCGAATCGCACTGGTCGGCTCTCGAGTGGCGCCACATCGGCCCCGAGGGCAACCGGTTCAGCGCGGCTGCGGGCGTGAACGACGACCCTCACACCTATTATGTGGGGGCGGCATCGGGCGGGGTCTACAAGACCACCGACGGCGGAGTGCACTGGGAGGCGATCTTTGACGACCAGCCGGTTCAATCCATCGGCGCGCTCGCGGTGGCGCCCTCCGATCCCAACGTCGTCTGGGTAGGGACCGGAGAGGGCAAGATTCGCTCGCACGTTTCCATCGGCGCAGGAGTCTACCGCTCCGAAGACGCCGGAAGAACCTGGAAGTTCAAGGGGCTCCTCGACACCGGCCGCATCCCCAGACTGCTCGTTCATCCGACCGATCCCGACATCGCCTGGGTCTGCGCTCTCGGCCACGCCTACGGTCCTCAGCAGACACGCGGGGTCTACCGCACCACGGACGGCGGCGACTCCTGGGAGCGTGTTCTCTTCATCGACGAGGACACGGGCTGTTCCGACCTCGCCATGGATCCCACCAACCCGCGAATTCTCTACGCCGGCACCTGGCAGCTCGAGATACGCACCTGGGGCAGGACGAGCGGCGGCCCCGGCGGCGGCCTCCACGTGTCACGCGACGCCGGGACGACCTGGGAGCGGCTCAGCGGTCCGGGCAACGGCATCGGTCTTCCCGAGAAGCCGGTGGGCAAGGTCGCCGTCGCCGTCGCTCCGTCCAACCCCGACCGCATCTTCGCCATGCTCGAGACCGGTGACGGCATCCCCTGGGAAGGCCGCGAGACCGAGGACGGTCAGGTCTGGCGCAGCGAGGACGGCGGCGCGACCTGGGGGCTCGTCACACGCAACCGAAACGCGATGGGTCGGCCTCACTACTATTCCCGCATCGTCATCTCGCCTGACGACGAGGACGAAGCCTACTTCCTGACCGCCTCCTTCGGCGTCTCGACCGACGGTGGACGCACCATCGACATCGTCCCGCGCCCCGAGGCTCCGGGCGGCGACCACCACGACATGTGGATCGACCCGGACGACGCTAACCGGATGATTGTCGCTCACGACCAGGGGCTTTCGATCTCGATCAATCGCGGTCGCACCTGGTTCCGTCAGCGGCTCACGAACGCCCAGATGTACCACGTCACCGTGGACGACGCCATCCCCTACAACGTTCTCGGCAACAAGCAGGACGAACCCACCTACCGCGGTCCGAGCAACAGCCGCATTATGGGCCAGCGTCGGATAACCGGCATCCCGCGCGGGATGTGGCACCACGTGGGCGGCGGCGAGAGCGGCTGGGCCACCCCCGATCCGACCGATCCCGACATAGTCTGGTCCTCGGCTTCGGGCTCGGGGATGGTGGGCGGCATCATCGTGCGCTTCGAGGAAGAGCGCCGCCAGTTCCGTACGGTCGAGGTGTGGCCGGAGCAGAGCCGGGGCGCCGCCAAGGGGGTCCGCTACCGCTTCATCTGGGACGCTCCCGTCCACATATCGCCCCACGACAACGAGACGGTGTACACGGGCAGCCAGCACGTGCATCGAACCCGGAACCGCGGACAGAGCTGGGAGGTCGTCAGTCCAGACCTGACGCTCAACGACACCACCCGCATGGGGCTCTCCGGCGGGCTCACCGGCGACAACATCGGCGTGGAGTACGCCGGCACGGTCTTCGGGATCGCCGAGTCGCCCATCCGACCCGGGCTGATCTGGGCGGGCACCAACGACGGTAGGCTCCACGTGACCCGGGACGCAGGCGAGAGCTGGACCGACGTGACCGCCAACATGCCCGCCATGCCGGAGTGGATGGCGGTGCGAAGCATCGCGCCGTCGACACACGAGGCCGGCACCGCCTACGTCGCCATCGACGGACACCAGGTCAACGTGCGCGACCCTCATCTCTACCGAACCACCGATTTCGGGGCGAGCTGGAGCCGGATCACCGACGGCATCGAGCCCGGACCGCTGAGCTACACCAAGGTCATCGTCGAGGACCCGCGCCGCGCCGGCCTCCTCTACGCCGGAACCGAAGGCTCCATCCACGTTTCCTTCGACTCCGGCGACAACTGGCTGACCCTCCAGCAGAACCTGCCGCACGCGCCAGTCTCGGGCATCGTGGTGCAGGAACGATTCAACGACCTCGTAGTCGGCACCTACGGGCGCGGATTCTGGATCCTGGACGATCTCTCACCGTTCCAGCAGCTTACGCCGGAGGTGATTGCGTCGTCCTCCCACCTCTTCGAGCCTCGCGACGCCTGGCGCTTCAGGCCCATCACGCCGCCCTCGGTCCCCTACTCGGATCCTACGGAAGGCAAGGATCCCGAATTCGGCGCGTCCATCAACTACTGGCTCGCCGACGAGGCGGAGAGGGCCCCCGTGATCGAGATCGTCGATGCCGGCGGAGAGATGGTGCGCACCGTCGCCGGGACGAACCATGCCGGAGTGAACCGGGTGCACTGGGACCTGCGCGACGAAGCCAACGGGCCCGTCAGACTTCTGACGCCGCCGGTCTACGCGGAGCATATCGCCATGGAAGCGGACGGCAGGCCCGCGCCGGGCGCGCGTCGGATTTCGATCCTCATGCCTCCGGGAGAGTACGGCGTCCGCCTGCGCGTGGGAGACGACACGCATGAAAGGACGGTGCGCGTGCTCAAGGACCCGCATTCGGCGGGGAGCGAAGCCGACATCGCCGCCCAGGTGGCCTTTCTCCGGGATCTGCGCTCGGAAATAGTCGCGGCGGGAGACGCGGTGGAACGCGTGGAGGCGATTCGGGTCCAGCTCGCCACGCTCGCACGCTTTTCCCAAGACGAAGAACTCGGTCGCGCCATCGCCGATTTGGAGGTTAAGCTCTTCGATCTTCAGATGGAGATGGTCGATCTGCGCCTCACCGGCCAAGGCCAGGACGGGGTACGCTTCGAGGCTAAGCTCCTCCAGAAGATCGGATACCTTACCGGGGCCATTTCCGGCGCCGACTTCCCGCCCACCGACCAGGAGCTGGAGGTGAAGGCCCGGCTGGAGGCGGCCCTCGACGCGCACCTGCTCCGACTGGAAGATCTGATCGAAGGCGATCTGGAATCCCTGAACGCCATGCTCGCGGCCCGCGGCATGATCGTCATCACATGA